A single genomic interval of Magnetospirillum sp. WYHS-4 harbors:
- a CDS encoding formylglycine-generating enzyme family protein, whose amino-acid sequence MRGVLFILAWLAALPASAEPPQRPDVAAMVNGDIHHGSLGADPLRLKTPYGEVALPLASLATFRAVKGGARVETVEGERFSGTLLHDRLPFLRVGQPRLDLHAADLAEIVFMARPEELAGRPAPDLVEMRNGDRFRARLPALAAPSQVIHVEVEGKARAFVHSAAGFEEMALAQPSLRAELRWRIGIDLPWTGIAALAFGRLPAEAPNLGPLPLGLHRPVAPPQVERDRLRDGSLGPEMVFLPGGIYMRGDLQGDGDFDEKPARPITLKPFAIAAHPVSFEDYDRYCEAAAKPKPDDRGWGRGAQPAVNVSWDEAMDYIRWLSDQTGRRYRLPTDAEREYAARGGTASRFWWGDAPRPGMALCGGCGTPWDGERPVRSGRFPPNGYGLYDMAGNIWEWVADCWNNSFADAPSDGAALDKGECNKRVFRGGAWSTVVQELRSANRWREFPQRHGDDTGFRLARDAGR is encoded by the coding sequence ATGAGAGGGGTTCTTTTCATCCTGGCCTGGTTGGCCGCCCTGCCGGCCTCGGCCGAGCCTCCGCAGCGGCCGGACGTGGCGGCGATGGTCAACGGCGACATCCATCACGGCAGCCTGGGGGCCGATCCCCTGCGCCTCAAGACACCCTACGGCGAGGTGGCCCTGCCGCTGGCTTCCCTGGCGACGTTCCGGGCCGTCAAGGGCGGGGCGCGCGTCGAGACCGTCGAGGGCGAACGCTTTTCCGGCACGCTGCTGCATGACCGGCTGCCGTTCCTGCGGGTGGGCCAGCCGCGCCTCGACCTGCACGCCGCCGACCTGGCGGAGATCGTCTTCATGGCCCGGCCGGAGGAATTGGCCGGCCGGCCGGCGCCCGATCTGGTCGAGATGCGCAACGGCGATCGGTTCCGGGCCCGCCTTCCGGCTCTGGCGGCGCCTTCCCAAGTGATTCATGTCGAGGTCGAGGGCAAGGCGAGGGCTTTCGTCCACTCGGCGGCGGGGTTCGAGGAAATGGCCCTGGCCCAACCGAGCCTGCGCGCCGAATTGCGTTGGCGGATCGGGATCGACTTGCCTTGGACCGGGATCGCCGCCCTTGCCTTCGGCCGTCTGCCCGCCGAGGCGCCCAACCTCGGGCCATTGCCCTTGGGGTTGCACCGCCCGGTGGCGCCGCCCCAGGTGGAACGGGACCGCCTGCGCGATGGCTCGCTCGGGCCCGAGATGGTGTTTCTGCCCGGCGGGATCTACATGCGCGGCGACCTGCAGGGGGACGGGGATTTCGACGAGAAGCCGGCCCGCCCCATCACCCTCAAGCCCTTCGCCATCGCCGCCCATCCGGTGAGCTTCGAGGACTACGACCGCTACTGCGAGGCCGCCGCCAAGCCCAAGCCGGATGACCGAGGCTGGGGGCGGGGGGCACAGCCGGCGGTCAACGTCTCGTGGGACGAGGCCATGGATTACATCCGCTGGCTGTCGGATCAGACCGGCCGGCGTTATCGTCTGCCCACCGACGCCGAACGGGAATACGCCGCGCGCGGCGGCACCGCCAGCCGCTTCTGGTGGGGCGATGCGCCGCGGCCTGGGATGGCGCTCTGCGGCGGCTGCGGAACGCCCTGGGACGGAGAACGGCCGGTGCGTAGCGGGCGCTTTCCGCCCAACGGCTACGGTCTTTACGACATGGCCGGGAATATCTGGGAGTGGGTGGCGGACTGCTGGAACAACAGCTTCGCCGACGCGCCGTCCGACGGGGCCGCCCTGGACAAGGGCGAATGCAACAAGCGGGTCTTCCGCGGCGGCGCCTGGAGTACCGTCGTGCAGGAACTGCGCTCCGCCAACCGCTGGCGCGAATTTCCTCAGCGCCATGGCGACGACACCGGCTTCCGTTTGGCCCGGGATGCGGGGCGGTAG
- a CDS encoding type II toxin-antitoxin system RatA family toxin yields the protein MTRLVHRDLPGYTPERIFALAIDVEAYPRFLFWCESAAIRRREGNRLEVDNVFAIGPLRMRFRTDAVLDPPRSIEVTSTDPPFSRLRLVWTFEPLGEGGCRVSLSLDQAFRSLLFEAAASPFTAGLEEAVIDAFVRRARDLYGQSSSVER from the coding sequence ATGACCCGTCTGGTGCACCGCGACCTGCCCGGCTACACGCCCGAACGGATATTCGCCCTGGCGATCGACGTGGAGGCTTATCCCCGTTTTCTGTTCTGGTGCGAGTCCGCCGCCATCCGGCGGCGCGAGGGAAATCGTCTGGAGGTGGATAACGTTTTCGCCATCGGCCCCTTGCGGATGCGCTTTCGCACCGATGCCGTTCTGGACCCGCCCCGGTCCATCGAAGTCACCTCCACCGATCCCCCCTTCTCCCGGCTGCGTCTCGTCTGGACGTTCGAACCGCTGGGAGAAGGCGGCTGCCGGGTCAGCCTGAGCCTGGACCAGGCCTTCCGCTCACTCCTGTTCGAGGCCGCGGCCAGTCCCTTCACCGCCGGCCTGGAGGAAGCCGTCATCGATGCCTTCGTTCGGCGGGCGCGGGACCTCTACGGTCAGTCGTCCAGCGTCGAGAGGTAA
- a CDS encoding c-type cytochrome codes for MTKALALPALLLAALPAFAQEPKIDPQIGEDINRTCAPCHGEYGQGGGAGTYPRLAGMSAQYIAEQIKLFKDRKRVNIPMAPYANDRELPDEDLVHIAGYLAQIKLATRLPELKEGQTIDGYERLKQTKLTLQIPRADGDAEAGGKAYREDCADCHGKDGYGRRKTPLLAGQHLPYLKKQIEGFQSGERAHEDAQKIFPRLKGKALDDLFAYLSTLDD; via the coding sequence GTGACCAAAGCCTTGGCCCTTCCAGCCCTTCTGCTGGCCGCGCTGCCCGCCTTCGCCCAGGAACCCAAGATCGACCCGCAGATCGGCGAGGACATCAATCGCACCTGCGCGCCCTGTCACGGCGAGTACGGCCAGGGCGGCGGCGCCGGCACCTATCCGCGCCTGGCGGGTATGTCGGCGCAATACATCGCCGAACAGATCAAGCTGTTCAAGGATCGCAAGCGGGTCAACATCCCCATGGCCCCCTACGCCAACGACCGCGAACTGCCCGACGAGGATCTGGTCCATATCGCCGGCTACCTGGCGCAGATCAAACTGGCGACGCGGCTGCCCGAACTGAAGGAGGGGCAGACCATCGACGGATACGAGCGCTTGAAGCAGACCAAGCTGACGCTCCAGATTCCGCGGGCCGACGGCGACGCGGAAGCGGGCGGGAAGGCCTATCGGGAAGACTGCGCCGATTGCCATGGCAAGGACGGCTACGGCCGCAGGAAGACGCCGCTGTTGGCCGGCCAGCACCTGCCCTACCTGAAGAAGCAGATCGAGGGCTTCCAGTCCGGCGAGCGCGCTCACGAGGACGCCCAGAAGATATTCCCGCGACTCAAGGGCAAGGCGCTGGACGATCTGTTCGCTTACCTCTCGACGCTGGACGACTGA
- a CDS encoding ABC transporter permease gives MKHLWRTALLDMSESLRARWFLVYALVFGGAMVALLLTGLTESRIMGFTGLTRLLLTYIQICVAILPVFVLITTVRSVAGDREAGVFEYLLSLPVPLAAWFWGKMVGRFLVIFLPVFLAMAVAAIWGAIRGFDIPWAQFFLNTALMISLAWCFLGIGMLVSSLARSPDVAQGAAFIVWLTLLLFLDLILLGVMIKEHVAPETVVAIALVNPMQVFRTATMALFDPQLMLMGPSAWVILDAFGHLGYLIYGLLYPVALGSGCAALGYAVFRRGDLP, from the coding sequence ATGAAGCACCTTTGGCGAACCGCCCTGCTCGACATGTCCGAATCCCTGCGCGCCCGCTGGTTCCTGGTCTATGCCCTGGTGTTCGGCGGGGCGATGGTGGCGCTGTTGCTCACCGGCCTGACGGAATCCCGCATCATGGGCTTCACCGGGCTGACGCGCCTTCTGCTCACCTACATCCAGATCTGCGTCGCCATCCTGCCGGTCTTCGTGCTGATTACCACCGTGCGGTCGGTTGCCGGTGACCGCGAGGCCGGCGTGTTCGAGTACCTGCTGTCCCTGCCGGTACCTTTGGCTGCCTGGTTCTGGGGCAAGATGGTCGGCCGCTTCCTGGTCATCTTCCTGCCCGTCTTTCTTGCCATGGCGGTGGCGGCCATCTGGGGCGCGATACGGGGCTTCGACATTCCCTGGGCGCAGTTCTTCCTCAATACGGCCCTGATGATCTCGCTGGCTTGGTGCTTCCTGGGCATCGGCATGCTGGTTTCCAGCTTGGCCCGCTCGCCCGACGTGGCGCAGGGGGCGGCCTTCATCGTCTGGCTGACCCTTCTGCTGTTCCTCGACCTGATTCTCCTGGGCGTCATGATAAAGGAGCATGTCGCCCCCGAGACCGTGGTGGCCATCGCCCTGGTCAACCCCATGCAGGTCTTCCGCACCGCTACCATGGCGCTGTTCGATCCCCAGCTCATGCTCATGGGGCCTTCGGCCTGGGTGATCCTGGATGCCTTCGGGCACCTGGGCTATCTGATCTACGGGTTGCTCTATCCCGTGGCCCTGGGCAGCGGCTGCGCGGCCCTTGGCTATGCGGTATTCCGCCGGGGAGACCTGCCGTGA
- a CDS encoding ABC transporter ATP-binding protein, with protein MIRIQELVKTFRGRRVLDGVDLDLPAGDRIALVGSNGAGKTTMIRCLLGEYVYQGTVEVGGLDARRDRHEVLKGIGFVPQLPPPLKMPVGDLVAFAAGVCGSDPKRMEEVAGKLGLDMGAVRRQPFVKLSGGQKQKLLIGIALGRDSRILILDEPAANLDPDSRRVFFGLLAERQEDVMLISSHRLDEVAPLVNRVIELDGGRVVLDDHVEDTVDLASIMVCTVDLARDDEAFAKALGEWKFERINGALRWRGRVAGPDRLRFLGMLARYAGAFAGIDLKEEGRP; from the coding sequence ATGATCCGCATCCAGGAACTGGTCAAGACATTCCGCGGGCGGCGGGTGCTGGACGGGGTCGATCTCGACCTGCCGGCCGGCGACCGTATCGCCCTGGTGGGCTCCAACGGGGCCGGCAAGACGACGATGATCCGCTGCCTGCTGGGCGAATACGTCTACCAGGGGACGGTGGAAGTCGGCGGACTCGATGCTCGCCGCGACCGCCACGAGGTTCTGAAAGGCATCGGCTTCGTGCCGCAACTGCCGCCGCCCTTGAAGATGCCGGTGGGCGACTTGGTGGCTTTCGCCGCCGGGGTCTGCGGCAGCGATCCGAAGCGCATGGAGGAAGTGGCGGGCAAGCTGGGGCTGGACATGGGGGCCGTGCGTCGCCAGCCCTTCGTCAAGCTGTCGGGCGGCCAGAAGCAGAAGCTGCTGATCGGCATCGCCTTGGGGCGCGACAGTCGCATCCTGATCCTGGACGAGCCGGCCGCCAACCTGGACCCGGACTCGCGCCGGGTCTTCTTCGGCCTGCTGGCCGAACGCCAGGAGGACGTGATGCTGATCTCCAGCCACCGCCTGGACGAGGTGGCGCCCCTGGTCAACCGGGTGATCGAACTGGACGGGGGTAGGGTGGTGCTGGACGACCACGTCGAGGACACGGTCGACTTGGCGAGCATCATGGTCTGCACCGTCGATCTGGCGCGCGACGACGAGGCCTTCGCCAAGGCGCTGGGCGAGTGGAAGTTCGAACGGATCAATGGGGCGCTGCGCTGGCGGGGCCGGGTGGCGGGGCCGGACCGGCTGCGCTTCCTCGGCATGCTGGCGCGCTACGCCGGGGCCTTCGCCGGCATCGACCTGAAGGAGGAGGGCCGGCCATGA
- a CDS encoding NapH/MauN family ferredoxin-type protein: protein MSMLRQTAVMLGRAPDAKPRDSDYTPAARAIHAAKRAIEDKKERVAAIRAEADKARSHKWRNRRWATLLVVNLLFVVSYWWDVQLVEGALTASRVVGFHFADLNSALQVMLAHKKILINLVIGTITVLILWWIFGGRTFCSWVCPYHLLAELAEKIHVKLAEQNLVRDFTMHRGTRTVLYAIFAGLAFVTGYTVFEAISPTGILSRALIYGPTLALLWVAGLLLFEIFITRRAWCRYICPIGLTYGFVGTAATPVHVRYDIQKCLHEGDCRKVCLVPHVLEVTKKAYAQDVATQIGPDCTRCGLCVDVCPTGSLKFEIKGLSKMLSHPPKQQPQPEAPASP, encoded by the coding sequence ATGAGCATGCTTCGCCAGACAGCCGTCATGCTGGGCCGTGCGCCCGACGCCAAGCCCCGCGATTCCGACTATACGCCGGCCGCCCGCGCCATCCACGCGGCTAAGCGGGCCATCGAGGACAAGAAGGAACGGGTCGCCGCCATCCGGGCCGAAGCCGACAAGGCGCGGTCCCACAAATGGCGCAACCGCCGCTGGGCGACCCTGCTGGTGGTCAATCTGCTGTTCGTGGTTTCCTACTGGTGGGACGTGCAACTGGTGGAAGGGGCGCTGACCGCCTCGCGGGTGGTCGGCTTTCACTTCGCGGACCTCAATTCGGCGCTCCAGGTCATGCTGGCTCACAAGAAGATCCTCATCAACCTGGTGATCGGCACCATCACGGTATTGATCCTCTGGTGGATCTTCGGTGGGCGGACCTTCTGTTCCTGGGTCTGCCCTTACCACCTGCTGGCCGAACTGGCGGAAAAGATCCACGTGAAGCTGGCCGAACAGAACCTGGTGCGCGATTTCACCATGCACCGGGGTACCAGGACGGTGCTTTATGCGATCTTCGCCGGCTTGGCCTTCGTGACCGGCTATACGGTCTTCGAGGCCATCTCGCCCACCGGCATTCTCAGCCGCGCCCTGATCTACGGGCCGACGTTGGCCCTATTGTGGGTGGCGGGTCTGCTGCTGTTCGAGATCTTCATCACCCGGCGCGCCTGGTGCCGCTACATCTGCCCCATCGGCCTGACCTACGGCTTCGTGGGTACGGCGGCGACACCGGTGCACGTGCGCTACGACATCCAGAAGTGCCTGCACGAGGGCGACTGCCGCAAGGTCTGCCTGGTGCCCCACGTGCTGGAAGTGACCAAGAAGGCCTACGCCCAGGACGTCGCCACCCAGATCGGGCCCGACTGCACCCGTTGCGGGCTTTGCGTCGACGTCTGTCCGACGGGGTCGCTCAAGTTCGAAATCAAGGGGCTCAGCAAGATGCTGAGCCATCCGCCCAAGCAGCAACCCCAGCCGGAGGCGCCCGCCAGCCCATGA